A section of the Pochonia chlamydosporia 170 chromosome 2, whole genome shotgun sequence genome encodes:
- a CDS encoding MFS transporter (similar to Cryptococcus gattii WM276 XP_003194973.1), with translation MSDRKDVHTSAEPHRCHSQNDVEKTTAMDAHVEDSMVSGYVDPTLQLDSTENARLLKKIHWRLLPVMCIAYITQSLDKGTLGTSSIMGWQKDVGAVGQDYALTSTFLWAGVIVGEPVVNQLNRRLPVAKVLGVSMLMWTALVFGLAFTKNIPGVWAIRFLLGFFESAFAPCLLAITVQWYRKKEQAMVTTIWQAAFGAAQGFSSLMGYAFIRVGRSHGLHGWQWLHILVGLLSLSSSIIILVFLPDSPTKARWATEQEKIKFVERVRENDQGIQAKHWKSDQLREVFHDPLAWLLVAMILVQTMVNGGLYTFNALLINQAFGFDAATAQLLGIPLAVFTIFLYLLIGWLVTKTGQTIYCIISYVIVNMVGSIVLITVAPNNQTRGGLLVCYYFMQCIQALNPAMYSLLSRNVAGHTKRSIVYALFFVAWAGGNAIGPQLFQAKWAPRYFNTLYIHIGLYVALILILLVMRFLIVRRNAARDAALVGENIHAHAFGDKTDLQNAEFRYSY, from the exons ATGTCAGACCGCAAAGATGTGCACACCAGTGCCGAGCCGCACCGCTGTCACTCTCAAAATGATGTAGAGAAGACGACGGCTATGGACGCTCATGTTGAGGACTCAATGGTATCTGGGTATGTCGACCCGACGCTCCAGCTCGACTCGACAGAAAACGCGCGATTGTTGAAAAAGATTCACTGGCG ACTCCTTCCAGTCATGTGTATCGCGTACATAACTCAGTCGCTGGACAAGGGCACACTGGGTACTTCGTCCATCATGGGCTGGCAGAAAGATGTTGGCGCCGTCGGCCAGGACTATGCCCTGACTTCCACCTTTCTGTGGGCTGGTGTCATTGTCGGCGAGCCGGTGGTGAACCAGCTGAATCGACGACTTCCCGTGGCGAAAGTGCTTGGTGTATCCATGCTGATGTGGACTGCG CTCGTTTTTGGTCTCGCGTTTACCAAAAACATCCCCGGTGTATGGGCTATTCGCTTCCTGCTCGGTTTCTTCGAGTCAGCTTTCGCCCCTTGTCTCCTGGCCATCACTGTTCAGTGGTACCGCAAGAAAGAGCAGGCCATGGTCACCACCATTTGGCAAGCAGCATTTGGGGCTGCCCAGGGATTCTCTTCTCTTATGGGATATGCCTTCATCAGAGTCGGGCGCAGTCATGGCCTTCACGGCTGGCAGTGGCTTCATATTCTCGTGGGGCTACTCTCACTAAGTTCCAGCA TCATCATCTTGGTCTTCCTCCCAGACTCCCCCACCAAAGCCCGCTGGGCTACAGAGCAAGAAAAGATCAAATTTGTCGAAAGAGTCCGCGAGAATGACCAGGGTATTCAAGCCAAGCATTGGAAATCTGATCAACTTAGAGAAGTTTTCCATGACCCCCTCGCCTGGCTTCTCGTCGCCATGATTCTCGTCCAGACCATGGTCAATGGCGGCCTCTACACCTTCAACGCCCTGCTTATCAATCAGGCATTCGGATTCGACGCCGCAACAGCTCAGCTACTGGGCATTCCTCTGGCTGTATTCACAATCTTCCTATACCTCCTCATTGGCTGGCTGGTCACCAAGACCGGTCAAACCATCTACTGCATCATTTCCTACGTAATCGTCAACATGGTCGGCTCCATCGTCCTTATCACGGTAGCCCCCAATAATCAGACCCGTGGAGGCCTCCTCGTCTGCTACTACTTTATGCAGTGTATTCAGGCACTCAACCCTGCCATGTACTCTCTGCTTTCACGCAACGTCGCAGGACATACCAAGCGGTCCATCGTATATGCTTTGTTCT TCGTCGCTTGGGCTGGAGGAAATGCCATTGGCCCTCAACTGTTCCAGGCCAAATGGGCGCCGAGATACTTCAACACTCTGTACATCCATATTGGGCTCTATGTAGCCTTGATTCTTATTCTGCTTGTCATGCGGTTTTTGATAGTCAGGAGAAACGCCGCGCGAGACGCAGCCCTCGTCGGCGAAAACATACACGCGCACGCTTTCGGAGACAAGACGGATCTCCAGAACGCCGAGTTTCGATATTCGTACTAG
- a CDS encoding inosine uridine-preferring nucleoside hydrolase protein (similar to Eutypa lata UCREL1 XP_007792579.1) produces the protein MVVHRIILDTDLAMGDGANIDDGFALALAHADPNISLDMITTVNGNTDVESATILTSLVAKQLGIQETPIVRGAATALLRPNQKRTPAPHVLNLKDSSQSLCSSPAYAPMAIIQHILANPGQITVVAIGPLTNIALALILEPRIVTEIKELVIMGGSFFGSTGSREKPGETNVFTDPEAAQAVLRSGIPQRWVGLDCTLRVRLSKQQAADLAASPSEFVAFAGKTAGAYIDGQAARYPGRPTPDSCPIHDALAVAIVSRPDICKYRDVFASVITGEGEARGVMITDLLEGPMPPEPNCRVAADINTGEFENHFFGLLRTV, from the coding sequence ATGGTAGTACATCGGATCATACTCGACacagacttggccatgggcgATGGTGCCAACATCGATGATGGTTTCGCCCTTGCTTTGGCCCATGCGGACCCAAATATAAGCCTAGATATGATCACAACTGTCAACGGGAATACCGACGTTGAAAGCgccaccattctcaccaGCCTTGTCGCAAAGCAGCTTGGAATCCAAGAGACCCCAATCGTTCGCGGCGCCGCCACTGCTCTGTTACGACCAAATCAGAAACGCACTCCCGCTCCTCATGTGCTCAACCTGAAGGATTCATCTCAGTCACTTTGTTCTTCTCCTGCCTATGCTCCCATGGCAATTATCCAACACATCTTGGCGAACCCGGGTCAAATCACAGTGGTGGCCATCGGACCTCTGACGAATATCGCCTTGGCGTTGATCCTTGAACCACGGATAGTCACAGAAATTAAAGagctcgtcatcatgggAGGGAGCTTCTTTGGTTCTACAGGTTCGCGGGAGAAACCTGGAGAAACGAATGTCTTTACCGACCCTGAAGCGGCCCAAGCCGTCCTGCGTTCTGGCATTCCTCAACGATGGGTTGGTTTAGACTGCACCTTACGAGTCCGCTTGAGCAAGCAACAGGCAGCAGATCTCGCAGCATCGCCTTCGGAATTCGTAGCGTTTGCTGGGAAGACTGCAGGTGCTTATATCGATGGCCAGGCTGCTCGCTATCCAGGTCGGCCCACGCCTGACTCATGCCCTATTCATGATGCTTTAGCTGTGGCTATTGTTTCTAGGCCTGATATTTGCAAATACAGAGATGTTTTTGCTTCAGTTATTACTGGTGAGGGTGAGGCGAGGGGGGTGATGATTACGGATCTCTTGGAAGGGCCAATGCCGCCGGAGCCGAACTGTCGTGTTGCTGCGGACATTAATACGGGCGAGTTTGAAAATCACTTTTTCGGTCTGTTGCGGACGGTGTAG
- a CDS encoding transferase family domain-containing protein: protein MAEYDIYPTHFLDNSRSHKNLLLAWTLRFNDVLDGEKLNDALWQLLEIGDWRKLGGRLRMDKQGKLEMHVPKVFTKEYPPVYFTSESFDLGIEEHPLARELPTPTENVSLQRPASDFRSLSTRTDAPRTLTDLISKDIPQMSLHVVSFNDATLVSVSWPHALMDGMSLQSLLKSWSLVLAGKNEEVAPLLGAKEDLIYTAASPQIVPKEPWIMGEAILTGFAFFLFVVRFLWNILTQRTIECRTICFPRAIMARLRQKALEEAAEVHRDKEDPPWLSEGDVILAWGAKIVAMAQPSPRPMNGLCPLDLRPRLPELAGANGVFIQNAVACAGIQLSKAELKQPLGFIASKWREALTTQTTPSQVRSFLCESRKLWDSGKDPSLVPGLWNGELFTVTNWTKGNFVNVADFSPAVSKTGQSGEKRSNRPGTMVYHQSFVLGNDATMRNVIGVVGKDCWDNYWMTGYFSPRTWAVMEREIETLSRI from the coding sequence ATGGCGGAATACGACATCTACCCAACCCATTTTTTGGATAACAGCCGCAGCCACAAGAACCTCCTTTTGGCATGGACTCTCCGCTTCAACGACGTGCTAGACGGTGAGAAGCTCAACGATGCTCTGTGGCAGCTCTTGGAGATTGGGGACTGGAGAAAGCTTGGCGGGAGATTGAGAATGGacaaacaaggcaaactggAGATGCATGTACCCAAAGTGTTCACGAAGGAATATCCTCCCGTTTATTTTACCAGTGAGTCGTTTGACTTGGGCATTGAGGAGCATCCTCTAGCCAGGGAGCTTCCGACTCCGACCGAAAACGTTTCCTTACAACGGCCAGCGTCAGACTTTCGCTCCCTCTCGACTCGCACAGATGCTCCAAGAACGCTCACAGACCTTATCAGCAAGGATATCCCACAAATGTCTCTACACGTTGTATCATTCAACGACGCAACTCTTGTCTCAGTCTCATGGCCGCACGCTCTGATGGACGGCATGAGTTTACAGTCCCTGCTCAAATCGTGGTCCCTAGTTCTGGCTGgcaagaatgaagaagttgCCCCGTTACTTGGGGCTAAAGAAGATCTTATTTACACGGCAGCGTCTCCGCAAATCGTGCCCAAGGAGCCTTGGATTATGGGAGAGGCAATACTTACAGGCTTCGCATTTTTCCTGTTTGTCGTGCGATTCCTGTGGAACATCCTTACGCAACGAACCATAGAATGCCGAACAATTTGCTTTCCAAGAGCAATCATGGCCAGACTTCGCCAGAAGGCTTTGGAAGAGGCAGCAGAAGTGCATCGTGACAAGGAAGACCCCCCTTGGCTAAGTGAAGGTGATGTTATCTTGGCATGGGGTGCAAAGATTGTCGCCATGGCTCAGCCATCACCACGACCAATGAACGGACTGTGTCCCTTGGACTTGCGCCCACGACTTCCTGAGCTGGCCGGCGCGAATGGAGTATTTATTCAAAACGCCGTGGCCTGCGCGGGTATCCAGTTGTCCAAGGCCGAACTCAAACAGCCTCTTGGCTTTATTGCGTCCAAGTGGAGAGAGGCTCTCACCACGCAGACTACGCCATCACAAGTTCGTAGCTTCCTCTGCGAATCCCGCAAGCTCTGGGATTCTGGTAAGGATCCTAGCCTTGTCCCGGGTTTGTGGAATGGTGAGCTGTTCACCGTCACAAATTGGACAAAGGGAAACTTTGTAAATGTAGCCGACTTTTCACCAGCCGTGTCCAAAACTGGGCAGTCGGGCGAGAAGAGAAGCAATCGGCCAGGAACCATGGTTTACCACCAgtcttttgtcttggggAATGATGCGACCATGAGAAATGTGATTGGAGTGGTGGGCAAGGACTGCTGGGATAACTATTGGATGACGGGGTATTTTTCACCGAGGACGTGGGCTGTGATGGAGAGGGAGATTGAAACCTTGAGTCGGATCTAG
- a CDS encoding enoyl-CoA hydratase/isomerase family protein (similar to Metarhizium acridum CQMa 102 XP_007815927.1) has translation MSNPEPIQLPESYVTPADSHVRISNHPAHSHGVTPILIATLNRPQKLNAITGDMIRSLIKLFRAVNVDNRVKAVILTGAGKAFSAGIDLTMDASKAKDMLPPSEMRDPGGTLALSMFNCSKPVIVAYNGLSVGIGMTSTLAAAIRIAPRTAEFGFPFARIGLTMESCSSFFLPRMVGYSNATYLLATGKRYPADSPVLSGIFAELCPEPKDVLPRAIELAEDIISNVSLMAVYLNRQLIWRNPGSAEKAHLVDSPLLYDMFGGNDHLDFKKAFFSKQDPKFSDDIWKNAPRGYPWWDELSVQTRLPRKQITESKL, from the exons ATGTCTAATCCTGAACCCATCCAGCTTCCTGAAAGCTACGTCACCCCTGCAGACAGCCATGTTCGAATCTCAAACCATCCCGCCCATAGCCATGGCGTCACTCCAATACTGATTGCAACACTCAATCGTCCACAGAAGCTCAATGCCATTACCGGAGACATGATTCGAAGTCTGATTAAGCTGTTCCGTGCCGTCAATGTGGACAATCGAGTGAAAGCAGTCATCCTCACTGGTGCTGGGAAAGCATTCTCCGCTGGCATTGATCTTACCATGGATGCCAGCAAGGCAAAAGACATGTTACCCCCTAGTGAGATGCGTGATCCTGGCGGTACCCTGGCACTGTCCATGTTTAATTGCAGCAAGCCGGTTATTGTGGCCTATAATGGCTTATCTGTGGGCATCGGTATGACATCCACGCTGGCTGCCGCCATTCG TATTGCTCCTCGGACCGCCGAGTTTGGATTTCCATTTGCCCGTATCGGCCTCACAATGGAGTCATGCAGCTCCTTCTTCCTACCACGCATGGTAGGTTACAGCAACGCAACGTATCTACTTGCCACGGGTAAAAGATATCCGGCGGACTCCCCTGTCCTTAGTGGCATTTTCGCAGAGCTCTGCCCTGAGCCCAAAGACGTTTTACCACGGGCTATTGAATTGGCAGAGGACATTATCAGCAATGTCAGCTTAATGGCCGTGTATTTGAATCGTCAGCTAATCTGGAGGAACCCTGGGTCGGCTGAGAAAGCCCACCTTGTTGACAGTCCTCTTTTATATGACATGTTTGGTGGCAA CGACCACCTTGATTTCAAGAAAGCCTTCTTTTCGAAGCAGGATCCTAAATTCTCGGATGACATTTGGAAGAATGCCCCCCGTGGGTATCCGTGGTGGGATGAGTTGTCTGTGCAAACTCGCCTGCCACGTAAGCAAATCACGGAGAGCAAGCTATAA
- a CDS encoding transcription factor (similar to Cryptococcus neoformans var. neoformans JEC21 XP_568510.1): MRFGIRTLRGISEERGSSPRAVKELRDENADLKRQIASLQRELGLQHGTGESEGYTRTFVGASGGSSLTSTSSCVLPLPPLFTTNHYPILSRHSRLQALSSLVFTSFGLQTYDPADELDDQDQDLDQDETPSTRPTNRLAGHEVFTTTNFEAIPSLEETCGIIRSLLESAKHGPSNLDKIIEQTQLEEDCRLVYGPNGLLAPEFAKNRFRCFITVYLAMCMTAAVNGEDITADARAMACRSVGMRELPSVISREDLVCVEALTLLCELAIHEPNGSSLWQLVGLTGRTAVAINLHRRDDIYMPTTYPSWPACDEDLSVVSARNRRRKDLFWAFYSLDRLTMFTLNRPASIKDEDIDVDLPPLTMWPEGKYATASSEALWVHHLQARRLYGQIQGSLYAASKSGERDSASQPEEIVARYVHQVQQWYMWSRFNATVVPFSDDSVKRHLLDDIQYHQIMMALHQPSPLIPRVSSTFIATLKRSASLSVNLFHHSASRKQLNVHWVNLYHFFTSCAILIYCFREHQIRPDLVAVPDDEVAEAVARCQQTLHLFRGASTFLVERYGAILSRIIQAFELQKQQQPENPTEETRSPSDDIEPPTGQSQPDSGQGSAFDIDMIMNGLLREGQFPNITSSPTFAEQGMSSELASFMLPDAWTAAPSHHPKNSSMEAQPQSDIDGNIGSV; the protein is encoded by the exons ATGCGTTTTGGCATCCGTACCTTGCGAGGCATCAGTGAAGAGCGCGGATCGTCGCCTCGTGCG GTCAAGGAACTGAGAGATGAAAACGCAGACTTGAAGAGACAAATCGCCAGTCTTCAGAGGGAGTTGGGATTGCAACACGGGACGGGTGAAAGTGAAGGATACACTCGCACCTTCGTCGGGGCTTCCGGGGGCTCATCACTGACTTCCACTTCATCATGCGTGTTGCCTCTGCCACCGCTGTTTACAACTAACCATTACCCAATTCTCTCCCGGCATTCACGTTTACAGGCCCTATCAAGCCTTGTTTTTACAAGTTTCGGACTCCAGACCTACGACCCCGCCGATGAGCTCGATGATCAGGATCAGGACCTGGACCAGGATGAGACGCCCTCGACCAGACCGACAAACCGGCTAGCTGGCCATGAAGTATTCACGACGACCAATTTCGAAGCCATACCAAGCTTGGAAGAAACCTGCGGCATCATAAGGTCACTCCTCGAATCGGCTAAACATGGTCCTAGCAATCTGGACAAGATCATTGAACAGACACAGCTTGAGGAAGATTGTCGCTTGGTGTATGGTCCCAACGGGCTCCTGGCTCCTGAGTTTGCGAAAAATCGATTTCGATGCTTCATCACAGTGTACCTGGCAATGTGCATGACCGCGGCCGTCAATGGTGAAGACATCACAGCAGATGCTCGTGCAATGGCCTGTCGCTCTGTTGGCATGAGAGAGCTGCCGTCGGTGATATCAAGGGAGGACCTG GTCTGTGTTGAGGCCTTGACGCTTCTCTGCGAACTGGCCATCCACGAGCCCAACGGCTCAAGCCTGTGGCAGTTGGTTGGCTTGACCGGACGGACCGCCGTTGCCATCAATCTTCATCGCCGCGATGATATCTACATGCCAACGACATATCCTTCTTGGCCTGCTTGCGACGAGGATCTTTCCGTAGTATCTGCGCGAAATCGACGACGTAAAGACTTATTTTGGGCGTTTTACAGCCTAGATAGGCTGACCATGTTCACGCTGAACCGCCCAGCGTCTATCAAAGACGAGGACATTGACGTTGAT TTACCCCCATTGACTATGTGGCCGGAGGGTAAATATGCCACTGCTTCAAGCGAGGCACTTTGGGTTCATCACCTCCAAGCCAGGAGACTCTACGGCCAGATCCAAGGCTCGCTATATGCGGCGTCGAAGTCAGGTGAACGCGATTCAGCCTCTCAACCAGAGGAAATAGTAGCTCGATATGTTCATCAAGTGCAGCAATGGTACATGTGGAGTAGATTCAATGCCACTGTTGTGCCGTTCTCAGACGACAGCGTCAAGAGACAT TTACTCGACGACATACAATACCACCAAATAATGATGGCTCTTCATCAGCCTTCGCCGCTCATTCCCAGAGTTTCATCCACTTTCATAGCCACGCTCAAGAGATCGGCCAGCCTTTCTGTCAACCTCTTCCACCATTCAGCCTCAAGGAAACAACTCAACGTGCACTGGGTCAACTTGTATCACTTCTTCACCTCGTGCGCTATACTCATCTACTGCTTTCGCGAACACCAGATTCGACCTGATCTTGTAGCCGTACCGGATGATGAAGTGGCAGAGGCGGTGGCTCGATGTCAACAGACACTGCACCTGTTTCGGGGAGCCAGTACATTCCTTGTTGAGCGATATGGGGCGATTCTTTCCAGGATCATTCAAGCTTTCGAGTtacagaagcagcagcagccagaaAATCCCACAGAAGAAACCAGGTCGCCGTCTGATGACATTGAGCCACCCACTGGTCAATCTCAACCTGATTCGGGCCAAGGCTCGGCGTTTGATATCGACATGATAATGAATGGCCTTCTTCGGGAAGGACAGTTTCCAAATATAACATCCTCGCCGACCTTTGCTGAGCAAGGCATGTCGAGCGAGCTGGCGAGCTTTATGCTTCCCGATGCGTGGACAGCTGCGCCAAGTCACCACCCAAAGAACTCGAGCATGGAAGCACAACCACAGAGCGACATTGATGGAAACATTGGATCAGTGTAG
- a CDS encoding GABA permease (similar to Coccidioides immitis RS XP_001244747.1): MSIRTSDHELDDMAGGKSAVSHAVEVSQKDFDDRDQLARLGKKSVLRRNFGFLSTVGFSCAVLITWEGTLMSFAPGLLNGGPAGLIWGFLIVWLCNLSVFATLSELLSMAPTSGGQYHWVAMLAPRWCSKFLSYITGWLTIGGWQGACASVGYLTGTMIQGLAVFTHPDYTPKPYQGTLMLWVVVFLAVLCNTVLSAHLPKLEGMLLVVHILGFFAIIIPLCTFGTHGDAKEVFTTFHNGGNWSTQTLSSFVGIVGCVFSFAGVDCSFHMCEEVRNPSLVVPRSIMISILINGSLGLAIIIAMAFCNSDIEAALASPTGYPFMEIFYQALGSRPGSAAMASIIIFMTLASVIGVIATTSRMFWAFARDRGLPFWRTLSKVNSTTCVPVWAIATTSTISCLLGLINIGSTVAYNALVSLAISCLYSSYLIAAALLLYRRCTRGFRMPDPSSLPALAETGGTELVWGPWHLPGIGGIVNNVITCVYLVIIWFFSFWPPASAVAPSTMNFSVLMTGSVLLFSILYYLVWAKREYKGPVMET; this comes from the exons ATGAGTATACGGACTAGTGACCATGAACTCGACGACATGGCAGGAGGCAAGTCGGCAGTGTCTCATGCCGTGGAGGTATCGCAAAAAGACTTTGACGACCGCGATCAGTTGGCGAGACTGGGCAAAAAGTCCGTCCTGAGA CGAAACTTTGGATTCTTGTCCACCGTCGGATTCAGCTGCGCCGTACTAATCACTTGGGAAGGGACGTTGATGAGCTTTGCGCCAGGTCTCCTCAACGGAGGGCCAGCAGGTCTCATCTGGGGCTTTTTAATCGTCTGGCTCTGCAACCTGAGCGTGTTTGCCACTCTATCAGAATTGCTCTCCATGGCACCTACATCCGGCGGCCAATATCACTGGGTGGCCATGCTGGCGCCTCGATGGTGTTCCAAGTTTCTCAGCTACATCACTGGGTGGTTGACCATTGGGGGCTGGCAAGGTGCTTGTGCTTCGGTGGGATATCTGACCGGCACCATGATACAGGGACTCGCTGTCTTCACGCACCCTGATTACACGCCGAAGCCATATCAGGGAACCTTGATGCTCTGGGTCGTTGTGTTTCTTGCCGTTTTGTGCAACACCGTTCTTAGTGCTCATCTTCCGAAGTTGGAGGGTATGCTGCTTGTTGTGCATatcttgggcttctttgcCATTATTATTCCGCTTTGCACATTTGGTACTCATGGCGATGCGAAGGAAGTCTTCACGACGTTTCACAATGGTGGTAATTGGTCGACGCAAACGTTGTCAAGCTTTGTTGGTATCGTTGGATGCGTATTTTCTTTTGCGG GCGTTGACTGCTCTTTTCAT ATGTGTGAAGAAGTCCGCAACCCTTCTCTTGTGGTTCCGCGATCCATCATGATTAGCATCTTGATCAACGGCTCTCTCGGTCTAGCCATTATCATCGCAATGGCCTTTTGCAACTctgacattgaagctgcGTTGGCATCGCCCACCGGATATCCATTCATGGAGATCTTCTATCAAGCTCTTGGCTCGCGACCGGGAAGCGCcgccatggcatcaatcaTCATTTTCATGACTCTTGCTTCGGTGATTGGAGTCATCGCTACAACATCGCGTATGTTCTGGGCGTTTGCTCGAGACCGTGGCTTGCCTTTCTGGCGTACTCTGTCAAAG GTCAACTCTACCACCTGTGTCCCTGTCTGGGCTATCGCCACGACCAGTACCATATCGTGCCTTCTGggcctcatcaacattggtTCCACAGTGGCTTACAACGCACTCGTCTCTCTAGCCATTTCCTGCCTATACTCGTCGTATCTCATCGCAGCAGCTCTGCTTCTATACCGCCGCTGTACTCGAGGCTTCAGGATGCCGGATCCCTCTTCTCTCCCTGCATTGGCTGAGACTGGCGGCACGGAGCTGGTCTGGGGCCCATGGCATCTTCCTGGCATAggcggcatcgtcaacaacgtcATTACGTGTGTCTACCTAGTGATTATTTGGTTTTTTAGTTTCTGGCCACCTGCTTCTGCGGTCGCACCATCGACTATGAACTTTAGTGTTCTTATGACGGGCTCTGTGCTTCTCTTTAGTATCTTGTACTATTTGGTTTGGGCGAAGAGGGAGTACAAGGGTCCGGTGATGGAAACGTAG